The sequence CACATGTTTTTCTTGTTCCATATAAACCGAGTACCCCTCTCTATGTACAAATGAAAAATCGTATTTGTTTTAGTATAATCAAATATCGGTGCAAATACTAATAAAAAGCGGGAATGCTCCCGCTTTTTACTTATCGGCGTAATCCGAGTTTGTTGATCAATTCACGATAACGGTTGATGTCTTTGTTGCGTAAGTACGTAAGTAAGTTACGACGACGACCAACCATTTTCAAAAGACCACGACGAGAATGATGGTCTTTACGATGAACGCGTAAATGATCGTTCAAGTTGTTAATTTGCTCTGTAAGGATAGCAACTTGTACTTCAGGAGAACCTGTGTCAGTTTCGTGAATTTTAAACTGGTTGATGATCTCGTTTTTACGCTCTTGTGTTAATGCCATCCTTGTTCACCTCCTCTTTTTTCAGCCCCAATTACCGAGCAAACGGCGGTGACTCGTATCGCCCAGCAATGGTTAACATACATTAAATAGAATACATGTTTTTCCGATAAAATGCAAGGGGGTTTTGAAAATATTCGCGTGCCGCTTGCGCATCGCGATGAATTTGTTCAATCAACTCTTGAACAGAAGAAAACGCTCGTTCATCACGCAATCGTTTATGCCATTGGATCGATACGCTCGCACCGTAAACGTCTGCTGAGAAATCGAATACATGCACTTCAATCGTTGGCTCTTTCGGCTGTTCCGTATGAAATGTCGGCTTATACCCAACGTTACATACTCCCGTCCACGTGTTACCGTCGATCGTGACCGTTACCGCATATACCCCGATACGCGGAATGATGTAATCATCGTCAAGCGCAACGTTCGCCGTTGGAAATCCAATTGTACGCCCGCGTTTATCCCCATGAACAACTGTGCCCGTCACTTCATATAATCGCCCAAGCAAATGCGGAAGTTGCTCAACGTCCCCTTCAGCTAAACACTGGCGAATATATGTCGAACTAATTTTCTCTTCGCCAAAAGTCTGTTTCGGGATTACCGTTTGTGTAAATTGCTGTCGAGAATGAAAAGGCAACGTTTCCATCGTTCCTTTTCCTAAGCGACCGTACGTAAAGTCAAACCCTGCCACAACGTGTTTCACACCGAGTCCGATGATATATTCATCGACAAATTGTTGTGGCAACAAATGGGCAAATGCCGGTGTAAATTCAACGACGTATAAATAATCGACACCGAGTTTAGCTATTTGTTTTTCTTTTTCTTTTAATGGCGTAATAAAACGAACATGTTGTTTCGAGCGCCCTAGCACGACAGACGGATGCGGATGAAACGTCATAACCGCACTTTTATATTGATGATCGTCCGCAATTCGCTTCGCTGTCTGAATCACTTTTTGGTGCCCAAGATGAACACCGTCAAAATATCCGAGTGCCATGACAAGCGGACCATTGTTTTTTTCGTTTAACGGATGGGAAAGCCAAATCGTTTTCATTGTTTTCACCTACAATACTTTTAAAGGTTTCATACAGCCTTGCTTTGTCGGATGAGGCATGTAAATCGCTAATGCTTCACCTTGCTTATTTATCATCAATAGACGCGCAGGCATGTCAGACAGGGCTGGCAAAAGCGCTCCGTTTTTTACTTTTCTCTCTTCTTCATCATTCAGTACATATGTCGGCAAATGGGCTAACGCTCGTTTAATCGGTAAAAGTAACATATGTGCAGTACCAGCCGACAAGTGTTGTTCGATGTCAGCAAATGTCACACATTGATCAAGCGTAAACGATCCGGACGCTGTACGAACAAGGCGGGACATATGCGCTGGGTATCCAAGTTGTTCGCCTATTTGAACCGCAAGTGTACGCACATATGTCCCTTTACTACACGTCACCCGAAAACGAAACGATATACGCTCACCTGTAAATACTTGCCTGTCATCAAGGAGTTGCAACTCGTAAATATGTACATGTCGTTTCGGTCGTTCGACATCAATCCCTGCACGCGCATACTCATATAATTTTTTTCCATTTACCTTTACTGCAGAATACATCGGTGGAGTTTGTTCAATTTCCCCTGTCAGCTTAGCCAATACATGTTCAATTTCATGGCGAGCGATCGACCGCTCTATCGGTTTGATTGAAACAACATCGCCCGATGCGTCTTCTGTTGTCGTTGCTATCCCTAACGTCACTTCTCCTTCATACGTTTTTTTCTCCGCTGTTAATAGCTCAACAATTTTTGTTGCTTTGCCAATGCAAATGGGCAACACACCACGCACGTCAGGATCGAGCGTTCCTGTATGACCAACTTTTTTTGTTTGAAATAGCTTACGAATGCGCATGACGCAGTCGTGCGACGTCATGCCCGCAGGTTTATGTAACAATAACACTCCGTCCATCGCTTCACCTCTAAAATAGCGGAAATGGATAGACGCATGTCTATCCATTATTCTTCTTTATGTTCTTTTTCTTCGGAAATTTGTTTAATTAAACTTTCAATGCGTTGTCCGTAATCGATCGTTTCATCAATTTCAAAGTAAATTTCTGGAGTCTTGCGCAAACGAATACGCTGACCGATTTCCGAACGAATAAATCCAGTTGCTTTTGCTAATCCTTTGAGCGTATTTTTCTTTTGTTCTTCATCTCCAAGAACAGAAATGTACACTTTTGCTTGTTGCAAATCGCCCGTTACTCGAACATCTGTTACAGTAACGAAGCCAATGCGTGGGTCTTTTAGTTTGCGACCGATAATATCACTTAACTCTTTTTTCATTTGTTCGCCTACACGTGTGGCTCGCAAACTCATGATCATCACCTCGATTAAAACCACTCGAATGTTGTAACTGTTCGTTCGATTTCTGGAAACGAATCAATGAATTGCAACGTACGTTGAAGCTCTTGTTCTGTCGCAGCTCGTTCGGCCGTAATAGCTACAATTCCGAGCTTCGTTCGTTGCCATACGTCTTGATAATCGACTTCAGCTACTGATATATTATATTTTTGTTTGAGCCGTGTGACAATGCGTTGCAACACGGCTCGCTTTTCTTTTAATGATTGGACGTCGTAAATGATGCATTCACATTCGACGTATCCGATCATTTACGTACCACTTCTTGCATGACATACGCTTCGATAACGTCGCCTTCTTTAATATCGTTAAAGTTTTTAATCGTTATTCCGCACTCGTATCCTTGTGCCACTTCTTTTACATCGTCTTTGTAACGTTTTAACGTATCGATTTGTCCTTCATAAACGACGATGCCTTGACGAATGAGGCGAACGCTACTATCGCGCGTAATTTTCCCATCTGTTACATAGCATCCTGCAATTGTACCAACTTTCGATACTTTAAACGTTTGACGAACTTCTGCTTGGCCGATGACTTTTTCTTCATACTCCGGATCAAGCATCCCTTTCATCGCCGCTTCAATTTCTTCGATGACTTTGTAAATGATGCGGTGGAGACGAATGTCTACTTTTTCTGCTTCTGCGACACGTTTGGCGTTCGCATCCGGACGAACGTTAAAGCCGATAACAATCGCATTCGATGCCGAGGCAAGCATAATGTCGTACTCTGTTACTGCCCCAACACCAGAGTGAATAATTTTCACTCGCACACCTTCGACTTCGATTTTTTGCAATGCGGCAACGAGCGCTTCGACGGAACCTTGTACATCCGCTTTGACGATAATGTTTAACTCTTTCATTTCGCCTTGCTTAATTTTTTCAAACAAGTCGTCTAGGCTGACACGCGCTTTTACACTTCGTTGTTGAGCAATTTGTTTTTGCGCACGCGCTTCGCCAATTTGACGCGCTTTTTTCTCATCTTCGAATACCATAAAGCGATCGCCTGCTTGCGGTACTTCGTTTAATCCCGTAATTTCAACAGGGGTAGATGGACCTGCCTCTTTCACGCGACGACCAAGATCGTTTGTCATTGCCCGCACGCGTCCGTACGTATAACCAACAACAATTGGATCACCAACACGCAACGTACCCGATTGAACGAGAAGCGTTGCAACCGGACCGCGACCTTTATCTAATTTTGCTTCAATGACCGTTCCTGTCGCACGGCGGTTTGGATTTGCTTTTAATTCTTCCATTTCACTCACAAGCAAAATCATTTCGAGCAAGTTGTCAATTCCTTCACCCGTTAACGCCGATAATTTACAATAAATTGTATCTCCGCCCCATTCTTCTGGAACGAGTTCGTATTCCATTAACTCCTGCATGACGCGATCAGGGTTCGCTGTTGGTTTGTCGATTTTATTGACTGCGACGATGATTGGAACTTTTGCCGCCTTCGCATGGTTAATCGCTTCAACAGTTTGTGGCATTACACCATCATCGGCTGCAACAACAAGGATGACGATATCCGTTACTTGCGCTCCACGCGCGCGCATCGTTGTGAACGCCTCATGACCCGGTGTATCTAAAAACGTAATTTTTTTGCCGTTCACCACGACTTGGTACGCACCGATATGTTGTGTAATACCGCCCGCCTCTTGTTCTGTCACTTTCGTTTGACGAATCGAGTCAAGTAACGTTGTTTTGCCGTGGTCAACGTGCCCCATAATCGTAACAACTGGCGGACGTTCGACTAAATCTTCTGGGTTATCGACAATTTCAATTGTCTCAAATTCTGTTTCATCAATCGTTACTTTTTCTTCTACTTCCACGCCGTAATCGGAGCAGATTAACTCGATCGCATCTTTATCCAAATCTTTGTTAATTGTTGCAATAATGCCGAGCATAAATAACTTTTTAATAATTTCTGAAGGCTCTTTACCTAGTTTTTTCGCTAGCTCAGCGACCGTTAATGAACCTTCAAATGTAATTTTTTTCGGAAGCTCTTTTTCTTTTTTCTTTTGCACTTCTGGCTGTGGAGCTGGCTGAGGCTTTTGTTTTTTGTTTTTTTTGTTATTGAAAATTTTCTTTTCTTTTTGTTGGATTTGCAAGTCGTGTTTTTTCCCTTCGCGATTTTTTACTACTGGTTTTTTAATTGGCACTTTCTTTTGAATAACTGTATCGTCATCTTCTTCAAATTGTTCTAAAACAGGTTTCTTTGCTGGTTGCTTCTTTTCTTCTTTTGTCATTTGTTGTTTTCGTTCTTGCTCTTGTGTTGGTTTAAATGAACGATCTAACATTTTGACAACATCGGCTTCAATCATCGTCATATGATTGGATACGTCGATGTTCATTTCTTTTAATTTATGGATGACATCTTTACTTGACACATTATGTTTTTTCGCATATTCGTATACACGCATTTTTGACATACATTCACCCCCAAAATGTTAGAGCATCGTTTTCAGCTTTTGTGCGAATCCTTCATCTGTAATCGCTACAACGACTCGTGCTCCTTTTCCAATCGCCCCACCTAATTCATGGCGATTATCTACGTAACAAAGCGGAACGCGATAGAACGCGCATTTATCGAAAATTTTTTTTCTTGTATTTTCTGACGCATCTTCCGATAAAATGACAAGCTTCGCGCGTTTACGCTGAATTTCTTTTACAACAAGCTCTTCTCCCGAAATGACTTTGCGCGCCCGATTCGCCAGTCCGAGAAAAGAGACCCACGGTTTATGATTCATTTGTTTCTCTGTTCTCCTTCTCGGCAAGCTGTAATAGCTGTTCGTAAATCGAATCGTCAATAGTCGCTTTTAAATGATGCGCAAGTGTATTTTTCTTTTTCGCAAGCAAAATACATTCTTTACTTAACGTAATGTACGCACCGCGCCCGGCTTTTTTTCCTGTAGGATCAATCGACACATCGCCTTCTTTCGAACGAACGATGCGAATGAGCTCTTTTTTCGGTTTCATTTCCCCTGTGACTACACATTTACGCATCGGAATTTTTTTTGGCATGTTATTCCACCTCACTAATCTCCTCTTCGTCAACTTCGAACGATGATGAAGAACGAGGGTAAATACCTAATTGTTCCGCTTCCGATTGACTTTTAATATCAATTTTCCAATTTGTTAATTTTGCCGCTAAACGAGCATTTTGACCACGTTTTCCGATCGCAAGCGATAATTGATAATCCGGCACAATGACCGTCGTCGCTTTCTCTTCTTCATTCACGATGACATCAAGCACTTTAGATGGACTTAACGCATTGGCCACAAATTCAACTGGATCGGCTGACCAACGAACGATATCGATTTTTTCGCCCTTTAACTCGTTTACAATCGCTTGCACTCGTTGTCCCTTTGGTCCAACACATGCACCAACCGGATCGACTTCTGGGTTATCCGAATGAACGGAAATTTTCGAGCGATCTCCTGCTTCGCGTGCAACGGACTTAATTTCGACCGTCCCGTCATAAATCTCCGGCACTTCTAATTCAAACAATCGTTTTAGTAGTCCTGGATGTGTGCGCGATACGTAAATTTGTGGTCCTTTTGTCGTTTTCTCTACTTTTGTAATGTACACTTTAATGCGATCATGCGGCTTATATGTTTCATTCGGCATTTGTTCGCTCACCGGAAGCAACGCCTCGATTTTGCCAAGGCTGACGTAAATAAATTTTGAGTCCGTCCGCTGTACAATTCCCGTCATAATGTCTTCTTCACGATCAACAAACTCGGCATAAATGACGCCTCGTTCTGCTTCGCGAACACGCTGCGTGACGACTTGTTTTGCTGTTTGGGCAGCGATACGTCCGAAGTTTTTCGGCGTCACTTCAATTTCAACAACGTCGCCTACTTGATAATTCGGATTGATTCGCTTCGCCTCATCAAGCGAAATTTCTAAACGTGAATCGTACACTTCATCAACGACTTCTTTGCGAGCAAACACGCGAATCGTTCCCGTTTCTTGATTAAAATCAACGCGAACGTTTTGGGCTTGATTAAAATTGCGCTTATAAGCGGACACAATCGCCGCCTCTATCGCTTCAATTAACACTTGTTTACTAATGCCTTTATCGCGCTCAAGCGCCGTTAAAGCATCTAACAACTCTGTATTCATGAACCGGTCGTCCCCCTCTAACGTGAATTAAGAAAAGATGACAGCTAGCCGTGCACTAGCTACTTTTTCATATGGAATCTTGATTGTTTTTTTCTTTGTTTTCACTTTCACTTCTACCGTCACGGTTTGCCCATCAAACGCGGTCAACGACCCTTCGAACTCTTTTTGGCCATCAATCGGTTCATACGTTTTCACATAAACGTTTTTTCCGACAGCGCGTTCGAAGTCTTTCATCTTTTTGAGCGGACGCTCCGCCCCTGGTGATGATACTTCTAAAAAATAATTGTGGGGAATAGGGTCGATTTCATCAAGTTTTTCGCTTAACCGCTCACTTACGACACCGCATTGATCGATATCAACTCCCGTTGGGGAATCGATAAAGACGCGTAAAAACCAGTTCTTTCCCTCTTTCACATATTCAATATCGACAAGCTCTAATCCGATCTCTGTCAAAATCGGGGTGACGAGCTCTTCAACAATGTGCGTCACTTTTTTCATCTTGGTCCTCCTAACTGCAAGAAAATCCCTTGCAACGGCAAGGAATCTCGAATCAATACGAAAGAGTGGGTTTCCCCACTCTTTTTGTACATTATCTTTACCATTTCCACTAGAACTATAACATATTGGCAAAAAAATTGCAACTCATTTAAAAGAGTGATAATTGATTGTGATCCGGCAACGACTGCAAACAACCGCGGCTTTCCAGATATTCTAAAATCGTTTTCGATACTTTACCGCGTTGTTGCAAATCTTCTTTCGATAAAAACTCGCCTTCCTCACGAGCACGTACGATGCTATGCGCTACGTTCGTCCCAAGTCCCGGAATGGCATTAAACGGCGGAATAAGCGAATTGCCATCAATAATAAACTCGGTTGCTTGTGAACGATACAAGTCGATATTTTTGAATGAAAATCCTCGTTCACACATTTCGAGGGCAATTTCAAGCACCGTCAATAAGTTTTTTTCTTTTGCGGAAGCGTCAAGCCCTTTCGCTTGAATTTCCTCAATGCGTCGACGAATCGCCGCAGATCCTTGAATCATGACATCTAAATCAAAATCTTCTGCACGTACGGTAAAATAAGATGCATAGTAAAGGAGCGGATGATGTACTTTAAAGTACGCAATGCGTACCGCCATGAGAACGTAGGCTGCCGCATGCGCTTTCGGGAACATATACTTAATTTTTTTACATGATTCAATATACCATTCTGGTACGTCATGTCTGCGCATTTCTTCTTCAAATTCTGCCGTCAATCCTTTTCCTTTACGAACGGATTCCATAATTTTAAATGCTAATGACGGTTCTAAACCGCGGTAAATTAAATACACCATAATGTCGTCACGACATCCAATCACTTCTGATAGCGTACATGTGCCGTTTTGAATAAGCTCTTGCGCGTTACCAAGCCAAACGTCCGTCCCGTGCGATAAGCCCGAAATTTGCACAAGCTCGGAAAACGTTTTTGGCTTTGTTTCTTCTAACATTTGACGAACGAAGCGCGTACCGAACTCTGGGATACCGAGCGTTCCTGTGTTACACATAATTTGTTCCGGTGTCACCCCGAGCGATTCTGTGCTACTAAAAATTTTCATCACTTCAGGATCATCTGTTGGAATCGTCTTCGGATCAATTCCACTCAAATCTTGTAACATCCGAATGACTGTCGGATCATCGTGTCCAAGAATATCGAGTTTTAATAAATTGTCGTGAATAGAGTGGAAATCAAAGTGCGTCGTCCGCCATTCTGCTTCTGTATCGTCGGCTGGATATTGAATTGGCGTAAAATCATAAATGTCCATGTAATCTGGAACGACGATAATACCTCCTGGATGTTGCCCTGTCGTTCGTTTCACTCCCGTACATCCAGCAGCTAAACGATCGATTTCTGCCGCACGTACATGAAGATTTTTATCGCTTATATACCCTTTGACAAATCCGTACGCTGTTTTATCAGCAACTGTACCAATCGTTCCAGCACGATATACGTTATCTTCACCGAATAGCACTTTCGTATAGTTATGCGCTCGCGGTTGATACTCACCTGAGAAGTTTAAGTCAATATCTGGTACTTTATCACCTTTGAATCCTAAAAACGTCTCGAACGGAATATCGTGCCCATCTTTATTGTACCGTGCGCCACATTTTGGACAGTCTTTATCAGGCAAGTCAAATCCCGAGCCGACCGAACCATCATCGAAAAACTCAGAGTGTTTGCAGTTCGGACAAACGTAATGCGGCGGAAGCGGGTTCACCTCTGTAATTTCGGTCATCGTCGCAACAAACGATGAGCCAACTGAACCACGTGAACCGACAAGATAGCCGTCATCAAGCGATTTTTTTACGAGTTTATGAGAGATTAAATAAATGACTGCAAAGCCATGACCAATAATGCTTTTCAACTCTTTTTCTAACCGTTTCTCAACGATGTCCGGAAGTGGATCACCATAAATGCTCTTCGCTCGTTCGTAACTCATTCGCCGAATTTCTTCGTCCGCTCCTTCAATTTTTGGGGTGTACAACTCATCTTTAATCGGTTTTACTTCCCCAATGAGATCGGCAATTTTTTTTGTATTCGTAACGACAATTTCTTTTGCTTTTTGTTCACCAAGAAACGAAAATGCTTCTAACATTTCGTTTGTTGTACGGAAGTGAACGTTTGGCAGTTCATGACGATTTAACGGATTGCCACCGGATTGTGAATGAATCAAAATTTTGCGATAAATTTTGTCTTCTTTATTGATATAATGCACGTTTCCTGTCGCAACAACCGGAATGCCGAGCCGTTCGCCAAGTTGCACAATATTTGTAATAATTTCTTTTAGCGCGTCCTCATCGCGCACATATTCCATTTCAATAAGCGGTGCGTACACTTCTGGCGGATGCACTTCAAGGAAATCATAAAACGGGGCAATCGCCTCTGCTTCTTCGATCCCTTTTTGCATCATCGCTTCAAATAGTTCCCCTTTATCGCATCCTGATCCGACTAAAATACCCTCACGATGTTGTTGCAAGACGGAACGCGGAATACGGGGAACACGATAAAAATAGTTCACATGTGAAAGCGATACGAGTTTAAATAAATTTTTTAACCCCACTTCATTTTGGACAAGCAACGTGGCATGAAACGGCCGAGATCGTTGAAACGCTCCTTGTTCTTTTGATGCTTCGTTTAACTGATCAATGTATTGAATTCCTTTTTCATCAAGTTCTTTCAACAAATGAATGAGTAAATACCCTGTCGCTTCCGCGTCATAAATGGCACGATGGTGTTGGGTTAATTCAATATTGAATTTTTTACAAAGCGTGTTTAAACGATGGTTTTTTAGCTCTGGATATAAGTAACGAGCAAGTTCAAGTGTGTCAATCACTGGATTAGTTACTTTGCCGCGATTGATTTTTTTAAATCCTGCATTTAAAAAGCCAATATCAAACGTTGCATTATGGGCAACGAGCACGCAGTCATCGATCCAATGATAAAATTTTTCTAATACTTCTTCGACGTCTGGTGCATCTTTTAACATATCATCTGTAATTTTCGTTAATTCAATAGTTGTCGCAGAAAGCGGATGATGCGGGTTAGCAAACGACTCAAAACGGTCGATAATTTCTCCGTTTTTGACTTTGACCGCTGCTAATTCAATAATTGTATCGTATACGGCCGACAGTCCTGTCGTTTCCACGTCAAACACGACAAACGTATCGTCCATGAGCCGTCGATGCGCTTCATTGTAAGCGATCGGTACCCCGTCATCAACAATATTAGCCTCTAGTCCATATAAAATTTTCACACCATATTTTTTTCCCGCACTATACGCTTCCGGAAACGACTGAACAACGGCATGGTCCGTCACAGCAATCGCCTCATGTCCCCATTTTTTCGCTTGTTCAACGAGTTTTGTAATCGAAGCGACCGCATCCATTTGACTCATTTGTGTGTGGACGTGCAATTCCACACGTTTTTCCTCGGCTGTATC comes from Anoxybacillus flavithermus and encodes:
- the rpsO gene encoding 30S ribosomal protein S15, with product MALTQERKNEIINQFKIHETDTGSPEVQVAILTEQINNLNDHLRVHRKDHHSRRGLLKMVGRRRNLLTYLRNKDINRYRELINKLGLRR
- the ribF gene encoding bifunctional riboflavin kinase/FAD synthetase, which translates into the protein MKTIWLSHPLNEKNNGPLVMALGYFDGVHLGHQKVIQTAKRIADDHQYKSAVMTFHPHPSVVLGRSKQHVRFITPLKEKEKQIAKLGVDYLYVVEFTPAFAHLLPQQFVDEYIIGLGVKHVVAGFDFTYGRLGKGTMETLPFHSRQQFTQTVIPKQTFGEEKISSTYIRQCLAEGDVEQLPHLLGRLYEVTGTVVHGDKRGRTIGFPTANVALDDDYIIPRIGVYAVTVTIDGNTWTGVCNVGYKPTFHTEQPKEPTIEVHVFDFSADVYGASVSIQWHKRLRDERAFSSVQELIEQIHRDAQAAREYFQNPLAFYRKNMYSI
- the truB gene encoding tRNA pseudouridine(55) synthase TruB, whose amino-acid sequence is MDGVLLLHKPAGMTSHDCVMRIRKLFQTKKVGHTGTLDPDVRGVLPICIGKATKIVELLTAEKKTYEGEVTLGIATTTEDASGDVVSIKPIERSIARHEIEHVLAKLTGEIEQTPPMYSAVKVNGKKLYEYARAGIDVERPKRHVHIYELQLLDDRQVFTGERISFRFRVTCSKGTYVRTLAVQIGEQLGYPAHMSRLVRTASGSFTLDQCVTFADIEQHLSAGTAHMLLLPIKRALAHLPTYVLNDEEERKVKNGALLPALSDMPARLLMINKQGEALAIYMPHPTKQGCMKPLKVL
- the rbfA gene encoding 30S ribosome-binding factor RbfA; translation: MSLRATRVGEQMKKELSDIIGRKLKDPRIGFVTVTDVRVTGDLQQAKVYISVLGDEEQKKNTLKGLAKATGFIRSEIGQRIRLRKTPEIYFEIDETIDYGQRIESLIKQISEEKEHKEE
- a CDS encoding DUF503 domain-containing protein, with product MIGYVECECIIYDVQSLKEKRAVLQRIVTRLKQKYNISVAEVDYQDVWQRTKLGIVAITAERAATEQELQRTLQFIDSFPEIERTVTTFEWF
- the infB gene encoding translation initiation factor IF-2, translating into MSKMRVYEYAKKHNVSSKDVIHKLKEMNIDVSNHMTMIEADVVKMLDRSFKPTQEQERKQQMTKEEKKQPAKKPVLEQFEEDDDTVIQKKVPIKKPVVKNREGKKHDLQIQQKEKKIFNNKKNKKQKPQPAPQPEVQKKKEKELPKKITFEGSLTVAELAKKLGKEPSEIIKKLFMLGIIATINKDLDKDAIELICSDYGVEVEEKVTIDETEFETIEIVDNPEDLVERPPVVTIMGHVDHGKTTLLDSIRQTKVTEQEAGGITQHIGAYQVVVNGKKITFLDTPGHEAFTTMRARGAQVTDIVILVVAADDGVMPQTVEAINHAKAAKVPIIVAVNKIDKPTANPDRVMQELMEYELVPEEWGGDTIYCKLSALTGEGIDNLLEMILLVSEMEELKANPNRRATGTVIEAKLDKGRGPVATLLVQSGTLRVGDPIVVGYTYGRVRAMTNDLGRRVKEAGPSTPVEITGLNEVPQAGDRFMVFEDEKKARQIGEARAQKQIAQQRSVKARVSLDDLFEKIKQGEMKELNIIVKADVQGSVEALVAALQKIEVEGVRVKIIHSGVGAVTEYDIMLASASNAIVIGFNVRPDANAKRVAEAEKVDIRLHRIIYKVIEEIEAAMKGMLDPEYEEKVIGQAEVRQTFKVSKVGTIAGCYVTDGKITRDSSVRLIRQGIVVYEGQIDTLKRYKDDVKEVAQGYECGITIKNFNDIKEGDVIEAYVMQEVVRK
- a CDS encoding YlxQ family RNA-binding protein, encoding MNHKPWVSFLGLANRARKVISGEELVVKEIQRKRAKLVILSEDASENTRKKIFDKCAFYRVPLCYVDNRHELGGAIGKGARVVVAITDEGFAQKLKTML
- the rnpM gene encoding RNase P modulator RnpM, yielding MPKKIPMRKCVVTGEMKPKKELIRIVRSKEGDVSIDPTGKKAGRGAYITLSKECILLAKKKNTLAHHLKATIDDSIYEQLLQLAEKENRETNES
- the nusA gene encoding transcription termination factor NusA encodes the protein MNTELLDALTALERDKGISKQVLIEAIEAAIVSAYKRNFNQAQNVRVDFNQETGTIRVFARKEVVDEVYDSRLEISLDEAKRINPNYQVGDVVEIEVTPKNFGRIAAQTAKQVVTQRVREAERGVIYAEFVDREEDIMTGIVQRTDSKFIYVSLGKIEALLPVSEQMPNETYKPHDRIKVYITKVEKTTKGPQIYVSRTHPGLLKRLFELEVPEIYDGTVEIKSVAREAGDRSKISVHSDNPEVDPVGACVGPKGQRVQAIVNELKGEKIDIVRWSADPVEFVANALSPSKVLDVIVNEEEKATTVIVPDYQLSLAIGKRGQNARLAAKLTNWKIDIKSQSEAEQLGIYPRSSSSFEVDEEEISEVE
- the rimP gene encoding ribosome maturation factor RimP — protein: MKKVTHIVEELVTPILTEIGLELVDIEYVKEGKNWFLRVFIDSPTGVDIDQCGVVSERLSEKLDEIDPIPHNYFLEVSSPGAERPLKKMKDFERAVGKNVYVKTYEPIDGQKEFEGSLTAFDGQTVTVEVKVKTKKKTIKIPYEKVASARLAVIFS
- a CDS encoding PolC-type DNA polymerase III, which encodes MREEQKERFSILLQQLQLTSSSIANDLAHGRINKVVVNKQTKCWHFYFQFPTILRANVYAEFRKRLIEQFRHIAHVQCTIEAEDQTFTAEDVISYWPMFVETIQQSSPLLSLLTEQQPHVKGTKVIVQARNEAEAIALKKRFAEIFAETYASFGFPHLQLEADVKHDEQQFEQFLAQKQKEDEERALAAFMEAMPKQEETNVTEASGPLVIGYQIKDEEHIRSLDQIVEEERRVVVQGYVFDAEAKELKSGRTLLTLKMTDYTNSILVKMFSRDKEDAELMQRVKKGMWVKVRGSVQNDTFVRDLVLIANDLNEIKPNERQDTAEEKRVELHVHTQMSQMDAVASITKLVEQAKKWGHEAIAVTDHAVVQSFPEAYSAGKKYGVKILYGLEANIVDDGVPIAYNEAHRRLMDDTFVVFDVETTGLSAVYDTIIELAAVKVKNGEIIDRFESFANPHHPLSATTIELTKITDDMLKDAPDVEEVLEKFYHWIDDCVLVAHNATFDIGFLNAGFKKINRGKVTNPVIDTLELARYLYPELKNHRLNTLCKKFNIELTQHHRAIYDAEATGYLLIHLLKELDEKGIQYIDQLNEASKEQGAFQRSRPFHATLLVQNEVGLKNLFKLVSLSHVNYFYRVPRIPRSVLQQHREGILVGSGCDKGELFEAMMQKGIEEAEAIAPFYDFLEVHPPEVYAPLIEMEYVRDEDALKEIITNIVQLGERLGIPVVATGNVHYINKEDKIYRKILIHSQSGGNPLNRHELPNVHFRTTNEMLEAFSFLGEQKAKEIVVTNTKKIADLIGEVKPIKDELYTPKIEGADEEIRRMSYERAKSIYGDPLPDIVEKRLEKELKSIIGHGFAVIYLISHKLVKKSLDDGYLVGSRGSVGSSFVATMTEITEVNPLPPHYVCPNCKHSEFFDDGSVGSGFDLPDKDCPKCGARYNKDGHDIPFETFLGFKGDKVPDIDLNFSGEYQPRAHNYTKVLFGEDNVYRAGTIGTVADKTAYGFVKGYISDKNLHVRAAEIDRLAAGCTGVKRTTGQHPGGIIVVPDYMDIYDFTPIQYPADDTEAEWRTTHFDFHSIHDNLLKLDILGHDDPTVIRMLQDLSGIDPKTIPTDDPEVMKIFSSTESLGVTPEQIMCNTGTLGIPEFGTRFVRQMLEETKPKTFSELVQISGLSHGTDVWLGNAQELIQNGTCTLSEVIGCRDDIMVYLIYRGLEPSLAFKIMESVRKGKGLTAEFEEEMRRHDVPEWYIESCKKIKYMFPKAHAAAYVLMAVRIAYFKVHHPLLYYASYFTVRAEDFDLDVMIQGSAAIRRRIEEIQAKGLDASAKEKNLLTVLEIALEMCERGFSFKNIDLYRSQATEFIIDGNSLIPPFNAIPGLGTNVAHSIVRAREEGEFLSKEDLQQRGKVSKTILEYLESRGCLQSLPDHNQLSLF